A stretch of Macadamia integrifolia cultivar HAES 741 chromosome 7, SCU_Mint_v3, whole genome shotgun sequence DNA encodes these proteins:
- the LOC122083600 gene encoding leucine-rich repeat extensin-like protein 6 — translation MSISGIQGQLLEVTVVGCNKLKDTEWISRQDPYVCLEYGSSKFRTRTCTDGGKNPTFQEKFVFTLIEGLRELNVVVWNSNTITYDDFIGSGKVQLQKALSQGFDDTAWPLQTKTGRHAGEVRLIMHYANANKPASSFSPSAPPYTTPPPTQYPTPPPTQYHAYSTPPPTAYPASSSYHSYPPNPAPAAYPPPPQLTSAYQLPPQSTAYPPPPQPAAYPPQPYPPPPYPPQSYPPPPHATSYYPPPPGPYPGSYPPPSY, via the exons ATGTCGATTTCTGGGATCCAAGGTCAGCTGCTCGAGGTTACAG TTGTGGGATGCAACAAATTGAAGGACACGGAATGGATCTCGAGGCAGGACCCTTACGTTTGCCTCGAATATGGAAGTTCCAAGTTCCGGACAAGGACCTGTACAG ATGGAGGTAAGAACCCTACCTTTCAAGAGAAGTTCGTCTTTACGCTCATCGAAGGTCTACGGGAGTTGAATGTGGTTGTCTGGAATAGCAATACCATTACTTACGACGACTTCATCGGCAGCGGAAA GGTTCAACTTCAGAAGGCTCTATCCCAAGGTTTTGACGATACTGCTTGGCCCCTACAGACTAAAACTGGCAG ACACGCCGGAGAAGTTCGACTCATAATGCACTATGCCAATGCTAAC AAACCAGCGAGTAGCTTTTCACCATCAGCGCCACCCTACACGACACCGCCACCAACCCAATACCCAACTCCGCCACCGACCCAATACCATGCGTATTCTACTCCACCACCAACAGCCTACCCTGCTTCATCATCTTACCATTCATATCCACCAAATCCCGCACCAGCAGCCTATCCGCCACCGCCTCAACTGACTTCTGCCTATCAACTGCCTCCTCAATCCACTGCCTATCCCCCACCTCCTCAACCTGCTGCCTATCCTCCTCAGCCATACCCCCCACCACCCTATCCACCACAAAGCTATCCACCTCCACCACATGCCACCTCCTATTACCCACCACCTCCAG GTCCATATCCAGGAAGCTATCCACCACCATCCTACTGA